The Candidatus Poribacteria bacterium genomic sequence GACTCGGTGAGTTGACCCACAAACGCGGGGGTAGCCGCGCCCTCGTTGTGACAGATGCCGGTATCGAAAAGGCAGGTATCCTCGCGAGAGCCGTCTCAGCACTGCAAAGCGAAAGGATCGCCGCTTACGTTTTTGCTGATACGACACCCAATCCGACGACAGAAGATGTTGACGCTGCGCTCGCAGTCGCCAAGACCAACGCGCCGATAGATCTCATCATCGGACTCGGCGGCGGCAGTTCAATGGATTGTGCGAAAGGCGTAAACTTCCTGCTCACAAACGGCGGAAAGATGGAGGACTACTGGGGCACAGATAAGGCAACACAACCGATGCTCCCCTCTATCGGTATTCCGACCACGATCGGCACCGGCAGCGAGGCACAGTCCTATGCACTCATCGCACAGGCGGATACACACATCAAGATGGCGTGTGGCGATAAAAAAGCACGGTTCGGAACTGTAATTTTGGATGCGACACTCACGGAAACCTTGCCCAGATCCGTGGCAGCAGTAACAGGTATAGATGCAATTGCCCATGCGATCGAAAGTTTCGTTTCCACTCGACACACCCTGATGTCTCAGATGTTCGCACAACACGCGTGGGAGTTGCTAAACACGCACTTTGCGGCATGTCTTGAACCTGAAAATGCTACAGCCCGAAGTAAGATGCTGTTCGGTGCTTATCTCGCGGGACTTGCGATTGAAAACTCGATGCTGGGTGCCGCACACGCCTGCGCCAACCCTCTGACGGCAAGATATGGGGTTACACACGGTGTTGCTGTCGCCTTGATGTTACCGCACGTCATCCGATTCAATAGCACCGTCGCAGGAGATGCCTATCGTGAACTGCATCCTGATGGAGACTTAGCGGACAGAATTACAACGCTGAAACAGATGGGAAATTTGCCGGGTAGGCTCCGGGATTATCCCGTTCAACACACCATAGGAACAGCAGACATACCAACATTGGCAGAGGAAGCGGCAACACAGTGGACAGCACAGTTCAACCCGCGTTCTTTGAATATTAGAGATTTTATGAGACTTTATGAACAGATTTATTAAGACCCAAATGGATA encodes the following:
- a CDS encoding iron-containing alcohol dehydrogenase — protein: METFDCELNQQVIFGNNTIERLGELTHKRGGSRALVVTDAGIEKAGILARAVSALQSERIAAYVFADTTPNPTTEDVDAALAVAKTNAPIDLIIGLGGGSSMDCAKGVNFLLTNGGKMEDYWGTDKATQPMLPSIGIPTTIGTGSEAQSYALIAQADTHIKMACGDKKARFGTVILDATLTETLPRSVAAVTGIDAIAHAIESFVSTRHTLMSQMFAQHAWELLNTHFAACLEPENATARSKMLFGAYLAGLAIENSMLGAAHACANPLTARYGVTHGVAVALMLPHVIRFNSTVAGDAYRELHPDGDLADRITTLKQMGNLPGRLRDYPVQHTIGTADIPTLAEEAATQWTAQFNPRSLNIRDFMRLYEQIY